One Gadus morhua chromosome 13, gadMor3.0, whole genome shotgun sequence genomic window carries:
- the LOC115557045 gene encoding vimentin: MRATSYSQRSLQVSGSNSRVRVQSPSPARCRGTSYDSRGRSGFQGQALAIELGTEMHQQHADEKEEMQELNTRFAGYIEKVQALEHRNASLQAELGALQGRYKGGPTGIGEEYELRFKEVRELIESLTNEKGAADIERGYIAEEVEVWRLKLEEELALKEEAEMILREFRQDVDDATLQKAELERSVEQLVAEIEFLKKLHDEEVADLMKQIEESKVTVEQDGDRPDLAAYLRNMRAEIESVAARNVQEAEKWYKGKFDTLKVHASKNEEQMNAMKNDIATYSTQVTELQNQIDGVRARNASLEQQLDDMEMAHMDKVNALEAVIAQLEAQLCETKLEMTKYLQDYKDLLHIKLRLDAEIATYRKLLEGEESRLGLKADPAAGI, encoded by the coding sequence ATGAGGGCCACGTCTTACTCCCAGAGGAGCCTGCAGGTCAGCGGCTCCAACAGCCGGGTGCGGGTCCAGAGCCCGTCCCCGGCCCGTTGCCGCGGCACCTCCTACGACAGCCGAGGACGCTCGGGGTTCCAGGGCCAGGCCCTGGCCATCGAGCTGGGCACGGAGATGCACCAGCAGCACGCCgacgagaaggaggagatgCAGGAGCTTAACACCAGGTTCGCCGGATACATTGAGAAAGTCCAGGCCCTGGAGCACAGGAACGCCTCCCTCCAGGCCGAGCTGGGCGCCCTCCAGGGCCGCTACAAAGGGGGCCCCACGGGCATCGGGGAGGAGTACGAGCTCCGGTTCAAGGAGGTGCGGGAGCTGATCGAGTCCCTGACCAACGAGAAAGGCGCGGCCGACATCGAGCGCGGCTACATCgcggaggaagtggaggtgtgGCGCCTCaaactggaggaggagctggcgcTCAAGGAGGAGGCCGAGATGATCCTGCGGGAGTTCCGGCAGGACGTGGACGACGCCACTCTGCAGAAGGCGGAGCTGGAGAGAAGCGTGGAGCAGCTGGTCGCCGAGATCGAGTTCCTCAAGAAGCTTCACGACGAAGAGGTGGCCGACCTCATGAAGCAGATCGAGGAGTCCAAGGTCACCGTGGAGCAGGACGGCGACCGACCAGACCTGGCCGCATACCTGCGCAACATGCGCGCCGAGATCGAGTCGGTGGCCGCCCGCAACGTCCAAGAGGCGGAGAAGTGGTACAAGGGCAAGTTTGACACGCTCAAAGTGCACGCCAGCAAGAACGAAGAGCAGATGAACGCCATGAAGAACGACATCGCTACGTACAGCACGCAGGTGACCGAGCTGCAGAACCAGATCGACGGGGTGAGGGCTCGCAACGCGTccctggagcagcagctggacGATATGGAGATGGCTCACATGGACAAAGTGAACGCCCTCGAGGCGGTCATCGCCCAGCTGGAAGCCCAGCTCTGTGAGACCAAGCTGGAGATGACCAAGTACCTGCAGGACTACAAGGACCTGCTGCACATTAAGCTGAGGCTGGACGCCGAGATCGCCACCTACAGGAAGCTcctggaaggagaggagagccgGCTCGGTCTCAAGGCTGACCCAGCAGCAGGGATCTAA